In the genome of Amaranthus tricolor cultivar Red isolate AtriRed21 chromosome 15, ASM2621246v1, whole genome shotgun sequence, one region contains:
- the LOC130801435 gene encoding uncharacterized protein LOC130801435, translated as MMGVHNLFLNKTKFFYIFRKMFLIIRVSWVLFFTCFFTLFGLTRKCLFRFKQKIITQKKNSNFRMIQPKEDHQYQSKNGNITKVDNSFYGDVDKSEEEEESEPKLRFRFPSYEEFLQNTCILHENSDDKLFIVEEFSKPICEGNPNENKGSFLDEFVHVENVVYDCEIGENLGEILVENGEEPVLDLIDSRKCENELSLKSLGKIERVMKNSPSDDDDESLVSDSDSDSIDPSSVSTFRSSIIDSFSDGLLSDIDFERAFEIDTSKEFGVNEVSLTKEAWENEDIIMQNLSKDYDCDEEDEDIIDELKNFESNLDGDDLSKGYEADECDDEDEDILNELDNLDKEQGEQKENEEKTSSGEQLSSDSDEQNGLETQWEHQDLVEQLKMEIRKVRAIGLPTILEESESPKITDDLKPWKIVEKYHHGGTLDELHKFYKTYKERMRKLDILNYQKMYAIGFLRLKDPLQSFTKNKISTSSLATIVSLDCWPCKPKPVTEIHQPIMKKFSKDLESDLEMVYVGQMCLSWELLRWQYGKAVELWGTDTHEIHRYNDVADKFQTFQVLLNRFLEDELFRGPRVYNYVRNRCVNRNLLQVPLIRDDSSTRGRRKEKIVISTKNAIISSRLVEIIEESIRILWKFIKSDKDTNNNNATLLKCRRGSKAELQNPADTTLLEEVRSTLQKKEKKLKELVRSENCILRRIQKHQVEEWDHALYFFSQVDLKLVNRVLNMPKISTEQLVWCRDKLNNIHLVGGKLYAQPSVLLFPCS; from the exons atgaTGGGTGTTCATAATTTGTTCTTAAACAAAACCAAATTCTTTTATATCTTTAGAAAAATGTTTTTGATCATCAGGGTTTCATGGGTATTGTTCTTCACTTGTTTCTTTACTTTGTTTGGATTAACAAGGAAATGTCTTTTCAG ATTTAAGCAAAAAATAATAACCCAGaaaaaaaattccaattttAGAATGATTCAACCAAAGGAAGATCATCAGTATCAGAGTAAAAATGGAAATATTACTAAGGTGGATAATAGTTTTTATGGTGATGTTGATAAGAGTGAGGAGGAGGAAGAATCAGAGCCAAAACTCAGGTTTCGTTTTCCTTCTTATGAAGAATTTCTTCAAAATACTTGTATTTTACATGAAAATTCAgatgataaattatttattgttgAAGAGTTTTCTAAACCAATATGTGAAGGTAACCCAAACGAGAACAAGGGTAGTTTCTTAGATGAATTTGTTCATGTTGAAAATGTTGTCTATGATTGTGAGATTGGGGAAAATTTAGGagaaattttggttgaaaatggGGAAGAACCAGTTTTAGATTTGATTGATTCAAGGAAATGTGAAAATGAGTTGTCTTTGAAAAGTCTAGGAAAGATTGAACGTGTCATGAAGAATAGtcctagtgatgatgatgatgagtctTTAGTGTCTGATTCTGACTCGGATTCGATTGATCCGAGTAGTGTATCGACCTTTAGGAGTTCGATTATCGATTCGTTTAGTGATGGATTGTTGTCTGATATTGATTTTGAAAGGGCATTTGAAATTGATACTTCCAAAGAATTTGGTGTCAATGAGGTGAGTTTAACTAAGGAAGCCTGGGAAAATGAAGATATAATAATGCAAAATTTGAGTAAAGATTATGATTGTGATGAGGAAGATGAGGATATAATAGATGAACTCAAGAACTTCGAGTCGAATTTGGATGGTGATGATTTGAGTAAAGGATATGAAGCCGATGAATGTGATGATGAAGACGAGGATATATTAAACGAACTCGATAATTTGgacaaagaacaaggagaacaaaaGGAAAACGAAGAAAAAACAAGCTCGGGAGAGCAATTATCCTCAGATTCGGACGAGCAAAATGGGCTCGAAACACAATGGGAACATCAGGATTTAGTAGAACAATTAAAAATGGAGATTAGGAAGGTTCGAGCAATAGGGCTTCCTACTATTTTAGAAGAGTCCGAATCACCAAAAATCACGGATGATCTTAAACCGTGGAAGATTGTAGAGAAGTATCATCATGGGGGTACCCTAGATGAGCTACACAAGTTCTACAAAACCTACAAGGAGAGGATGAGGAAATTGGATATACTAAACTACCAAAAGATGTATGCAATTG GGTTTCTTCGTTTAAAAGATCCGCTTCAATCATTTACGAAGAACAAGATTTCAACCTCGTCATTGGCAACAATCGTTTCTCTGGATTGTTGGCCTTGTAAACCAAAACCGGTAACAGAAATCCACCAACCCATAATGAAAAAGTTTAGCAAAGACCTCGAGAGCGACTTGGAGATGGTTTATGTTGGGCAAATGTGTCTATCATGGGAGTTGCTTCGTTGGCAATATGGTAAAGCTGTAGAGTTATGGGGTACCGACACACATGAAATACATCGATACAATGACGTTGCTGATAAATTTCAGACATTCCAAGTTCTCTTGAATAGATTCTTGGAGGATGAGCTCTTTCGAGGCCCAAGGGTGTACAATTATGTTCGGAATCGTTGTGTTAATCGAAATCTTCTTCAAGTCCCTTTAATTCGAG ATGATAGCTCAACGAGGGGTCgaaggaaagaaaaaatagTCATAAGCACAAAAAACGCTATCATAAGCTCACGGCTAGTGGAGATCATAGAAGAATCAATTCGAATACTGTGGAAGTTCATTAAATCAGacaaagatacaaataataacAACGCAACACTGTTAAAATGTCGAAGGGGCTCTAAAGCTGAACTCCAAAACCCAGCAGATACTACTCTCTTGGAAGAAGTTCGATCCACCCTACAAAAA AAGGAAAAGAAACTGAAAGAATTGGTACGGAGCGAAAATTGCATTTTGCGAAGAATACAAAAACATCAAGTAGAGGAATGGGATCATGCCTTATACTTCTTTTCTCAGGTGGATTTGAAATTAGTAAATAGGGTGTTGAACATGCCAAAGATAAGTACAGAACAATTAGTTTGGTGCAGAGATAAACTTAACAACATTCACTTGGTTGGTGGAAAATTGTATGCACAGCCTTCAGTTTTACTATTTCCTTGCTCATAG